One Patescibacteria group bacterium genomic window, GGCCTCGTGGCGGCGAACGCCCACGCAGCCATCCTGCACGGCTACAATCGCGGCGAGTCCGACGAATTCATCTTGCCGACCGTGATGGTGGGCGAGGACAAGCGGCCGATCGGCGGCGTCCACGACAATGACGTCGTCATTTTCTTCAACCTGCGCAGCGATCGCGCCCGCGAACTGACCAAGGCTTTCGTGCAGAAGGATTTCGAACAGCGTTCCGAAGGCGTCTTCAAGCGCAAGTGCGTGCCGCGCAACACCCGCTTCGCGGTGATGGCGGATTTCGGACCTGATCTGCCGCATGTCTTCACCGCGTTCCCCAGCCGCGACATCCAGCTCGGCCTCACCGAGGTGCTCGCGCCAGTGCGGCAGTTCTACATCGCCGAATCCGAGAAATACGCGCACGTGACCTACTTCTTCAACGGCGGCTTCGCCGACCCGCGCGTCGGCGAGGAGCGGATGCGCGTGCCGTCGCCTTTCGTGGCCCATTACGATTCCAAACCGGAGATGCGCGCCATGACCATCGCCGGCGAAGTGGCGCGCCGGGTGCGGTCCGGACTCCATGATTTTACCGTCTTGAATCTCGCCAATCTCGACATGGTCGGACACACCGGCAATCTGTCCGCGACCATCAAGGCTGTGGAGACGGTCGATCATTGCATCGGGATCATCGCCGAAGCGGTGCTGGAGAAAAAAGGCCACCTGATACTCACCGGCGATCACGGCAACGCCGAACTCATGATCAATCCCGAGACTGGCGAACTCATGACCGAACATACCGCGAATCCGGTGCCGTTCCTGCTCGTGAGCGATGTTTTCCGCAAGGCCAAGATCGGCGACGGGATGCTGGCCGATGTCGCGCCGACCATCCTTGATATCATGCATATCCCCAAACCGGTCGAAATGTCGGGATTTTCGCTTCTCCGCTGACGCAATTTTATGCCCGAAGGCGTACCGAAACCGGTCCTGCTGCTGGTGCTCGATGGTTGGGGCGTGGCCCCGGCCGGCGAAGGCAATCCCGTTGAGGCCGCCGAGACCCCGGTCTTCGACGACTTGGTCCGTACTTATCCGACCGCGACCGTGCGCGCTTCCGGCGAAGCCGTCGGTTTGTCTTGGGGCGAGATGGGCAACTCCGAGGTCGGCCATCTGACGATCGGCGCGGGCAAGATCTTCTACCAGTCGCTGCCGCGCATCAACATGCAGATCCAGACCGGGGCGTTCTTCGAGAACGACGTCCTGATCAAGGCTGCCGAACACGCCAAGAAGAACAATTCAGCGTTCCATATCATGGGCATCCTGAGTCCGGGCAACGTCCACGGTTCGGACGAGCACATCTATGCGCTGCTCGAATTCGCCAAGCGTCAGGGACTCACCAAGGTCTTCGTGCACGCGTTCATGGACGGTCGTGATTCCATCTTCAACATGGGCATCGAGTTCATGCGCGCACTGCAGAAGAAGATGACCGAGCTCGGCGTCGGGCGCGTCGCCTCGATGGGCGGCCGTTACTGGGGCATGGACCGCGATAACCGCTGGGACCGGGTCGAGAAAGCCTACAATGCCATCGTCGGCAAGGACGGCGTCGCCAAAAAATACGAAGATCCGATCAAGGCCATCGAGGAATCTTACGCCGCCAAGGTCTACGACGAAGAGATCGAGCCGGCCATCTTCACCGAGGGTGGCCAGCCGGTCGGTCCCGTCAAAGACGGCGACGCTCTGGTCTTCGCGAATTATCGTCCGGACCGTTCGCGCCAGATCGCGCAGGCGTTCTGCATCCCGTCGTTCGCCAAGTTCCAGCGCGACTACCTGCCCAACCTGTATTTCGCCACGATGATGGAATACGAGAAGGGGACGCCGGCCAAGATCATGTATCCGCCGGAGAACATCGACACCTGTCTCGCCAAGATCGTCTCGGAAGCCGGCTTGAAGCAGCTGCATATCGCCGAGACGGAAAAATACGCGCACGTCACGTTCTTCATGAACGGCATGCGCGAGGAGCCGTATCCGGGCGAGGATCGCGTGATCATCCCGTCGCCGCGCGTCTCGTCCTATGATCAGGCACCGGCCATGTCCACGCCAAAGATCGCCGAGCGCATCGTCAAGGAATTTGAGGAGAAGAAATACGACCTGATCGTCTGTAATTTCGCGAACGCCGACATGGTCGGGCACACTGGTAAGTTCGAAGCCACCAAACAGGGCTGCGAGGTCATCGATCAGTGCTTGGGGACGATCGTGAACGCGGCGCTGCAGCACGGCGGCGCGATCGTGATCACGGCCGACCACGGCAACGGCGAGGAGGTCATCAACCTGCAGACCGGCGAGCTCGACAAAGAGCACAGCACCAATCCCGTGCCGTTCATCGTCGTCGCCGAGAGTTTCCGCGGCCAGGCGTCGCCGTCGGGCGAGGTGATCGGCGGCGATCTTTCGATCATGCCGCCGGTCGGCATGTTGGCCGATGCGGCGCCGACGGTCCTGAAACTGCTGGGCGTGCCGCAACCGAAGGAATTGACCGGCTCGCCGCTCATTTAGAGTTGGGGAGTCAGGGAGAGGCGAAGCGGGGGAGATCGAGTCTCTCCCTGACCCCGTCTCTCCCTGACTCCGTCTCTCGCATTTATGCCCGAATTACCCGAAGTCGAGACCATCCGCCGCCAGTTGGAAAAAGAGGCCGTCGGTCGGCGCATCAAAGGCGTTGATGTCCGTTTTTCCGGCCGGCTGAATGTGAAGCCGGCGGTTCTGGCCAAAGCTCTGGTCAGCTCCAGGATCATTGCCGCCCGCCGCCGCGCCAAGCTGCTGTTCGTGGATTTTTCGAGCGGCTGGACGCTCGTACTGCACCTGAAGATGACCGGGCGACTGCTGCTCGTGCCGGCCAAGACCCGGCCTGGCAAGCACGATCATCTGGTGTTCCATCTGAACGGCGGGCGCGATCTTTTTTTCGAGGACGTGCGCAAGTTCGGTTATCAGAAACTCATCCGGACCGAGGAGGTCGAGGAGGCAATCGTCGTGGCCGGCGATTACGGACCGGAACCGTTGGAGCCGGGATTCACGCTGGCGCGGTTCACAGGCTGCCTGCGCAAGTTCGGCCGCAAGAAGATCAAGCCGTCGCTCCTGGATCAGACCTGTCTCGCCGGGATCGGCAATATTTACGCCGACGAATCCCTGTGGCGCGCCCGGATCAGGCCGGAGCGCCGCGTCGCCACGCTCGGACCGGCGGAGCTCAAGGCGCTCTATGCTGGCGTGCGGGACAGTCTGAAGATCTCGATCCGCAATCGCGGCACTTCGGCCGATGATTATCTGGATCTGTACGGCAAAAAAGGCACGAACGAGGCCGCTCTCAAAGCGTACGGCCGCGAGGGCCTGAAGTGCCGCCGGTGTGGCGGCCTGATCGCCAAAGTGCGGCTGGCCGGCCGGGGCACGCATTATTGTCCGCGTTGCCAGAAATGAATTCATCCGGCGGCTAGACGTCCGCCTGACACTTGATCTATGTTCATACCCGACACGCGCGCGTTCCGTTATCTCAATGATCTCGCCGGGCAGAACTCCATCCTCGACTGGGTCGGCATTTTTGCGGCTAAGTACCTGATCTTCATCATGCTGGGTTACGTGCTGGCCGCCGCAGCGCTCATCTACTGGCGGGAACATCAGCACCGGCGCGAACCGCTCCTCCGCAAGATCGGGGAGATGTTCTCGCGCCGCCACGCGGAGCATTCGGCCGCCGCCGCGGTCGCCGCGGTCCGGGCCCTGGTCGCGGCCGCGTTGGCTTATGTGATCAACCAGCTGATCGCCATGGTCTGGTTCCGGCCGCGGCCGTTCGTGACCCTGCGCGCGGTCAATAAACTGACCGACACGCCGGCGACCGATAAATCTTTCCCGTCGGACCACACGGCGATCTCGTTCGCGCTGGCTTTTTCCGTCGTTTATACGAAACCGGCCGCCGGCGCGATCCTGTTCGTCGGAGCCGCGATCGTCGCTCTTGGCCGGGTCTTCGTCGGCGTCCATTATCCGAGCGATATTCTCGCCGGCGCGGCCGTGGGCTGCTTTTCAGCCTGGGTGACGCGGCTGGCGGAGCTGCGTTTCCGCGGCTTGGCGCCGCTCAAGGAACAGCTCAAGAATCTCGGCCGCCGCGCCAAATTATGATCGCTCTCATCCTGGCTGGCGGCGGCGGCACGCGCCTCTGGCCGGTTTCCCGCCGGAAGAATCCCAAACAGGTCGAGGCGATCATCGGCGACCGCTCACTGTTGCAGACGACCTACGCCCGGCTCCGCCGCGGTTTTCCGGCCGCCAAGATCTTCGTCGCCGCCGGCATCGGCCAGCAGCGGAAGATCGCCGCTCAGCTGCCCCAGCTGCCGGCGGAGAACCTGATCCTCGAACCTTGCCGCCGCGACACAGCCGCGGCCGTCGGTTTCGCCCTGCTGCGGATCGCGCAGCGCCATCCCGGAGAGACTTTCGTCGTCATCAATTCCGACGCTTACATTCAGGACGTCCCGGAATATCTGCGCGTCATCAGACTGGCCGGACGCCTGGCCGCCGCGCGGCCGGAGAACGCCGTACTCATCGGGATCGCGCCGGATTATCCGGAGACCGGGTACGGCTACATCAAGACCGGTCGGCGCGCTCTGAAGCTCGCGGCCGGCGCGGGCCGGAGCCGCCGGACGGATTTCGTTTTCGCGGTCGAGAAGTTCGTGGAGAAACCCGATCTCGCGACCGCTCGCGAGTATCTGGCGCACGGCGGCTATCTCTGGAATCCGACACTGGTCGTCGGCCGCATCGATCGCTTTCTCGAACTCTACGGCCGGTACTTGCCGCGGCACGCCGCCCTGTTCCGCCGGATGGCGGCCGCGTTCGGTACCCGCGGCGAGAAGGCCGCCATCGACCGCTTGTTCGCCCGACTGCCGTCCGTGAGCATCGATTACGGCATCCTGGAAAAAGAACGGTCCATGCTCGTGCTACCGGCCGCTTTCGGCTGGGCCGACGTCGGCAACTGGCGCGCGGTCAAGGAAGTCCTGTCGCCGTCCCGCGGGTCCAGCGTCGTCAAAGGCCTGCATGTCGGCCACGAGTCGAGCGGCAACATCATCTATTCGCCGGCCGGCAAACTCGTCGCCACCATCGGCGTCTCGGACATGGTGATCATCGATACCGGCGACACTGTCCTCGTCTGTCCGCAGGACCGGGCTCAGGACGTGAAGCAGATCGTCAGCCAACTCGAAGGCTGCGGCAAACTTAAGAAATTCATCTGATGAGAAAGCTACTGATCACGGTCGGCAGCGTCGCGGCGGTCGTCGCTCTGGGCGGCTGGATCGCGGCTTGGCTCGTCACGCCGGGGCATCCGGCCGACGCCAGTTTCAGCGTGGCCGCGGGCGAGAACGTCGATCGTATCGTGGCGCGCCTCAGCGATCGCGGCTTCATCCGCAGCCGGGCGCTGTTCAAGCTGGCGCTCAGGCAAAGCGGCCTGGAAGCGAAACTCCAGCCCGGCAATTATGATCTGGCCGGCGTCTCGACCCAGTTCGAGCTCATCAAGAGACTGACGAGCGGGGGAGTCTCCGCTGACGAGTTTGTCCTGCTCATCAAGGAGGGTTGGGATCTGCGTGATATCCAAAAGCGGCTGGAGGAGCTGGGGTATGCCGGCGCCAAGGAATTTTTCCGGGCGACCGGCGAGCCGCTCGCCGAACCAGGCCGTTCCGACAAGCGGCCCGCGCCGGATCTGACGGAAGAGTTCCCCATGCTGGCCTCGAAGCCGACCGGCACGAGCCTCGAAGGCTACCTGTTTCCCGACACTTATCGGCTGTTCAAGACAGCGACGCCCGAGGAGATCGTGCAGGAACTGGTCGCCAATCTGGAGCGCCGGTTGCGCGCGGCCGGCCTGCTCGACCGGATCGTCGCCGACAAGAAACTGAACGAGATCCTGACGCTCGCGAGCATCGTGGAGCAGGAAGTGCGATCGCCGGAGGATCGCCGCCTGGTCGCCGATCTTTTCGAGCGCCGCCTGGAGCGGGGGATGGCCCTGCAGGCCGACTCGACGGTCAATTACGTCACCGGCAAGAGCGCCGCCGCAGCCAGCGCTGCCGATCTTCAGGCCGACTCGCCTTTCAATACTTACCAATATCCCGGCTTGCCGCCGGGTCCCATCTGCAATCCCGGTCTCTCCGCCGTGAGCGCCGTGCTGGATCCGGAGCCGAACCAGTACTGGTATTTCCTGACCGATGACGCGGGGGCGGTGCATTACGCCAAGACCTTCGAGGAACACGTTCAAAACAAAGCGCGCTATCTGCGGCGCTAGCCCGGCAACCATATGGGTTCAACTTCGCGAAGATCATTCGGCCTGATCATCCTGATCGCCAGTTTCGTTATCGCCGGTTTCGCAGTCGTGGTCCGGCCGGCTGTGGCGCAAACCGTCGAGGAGATCAGTTCGTTCGCGTCCGACATCGAGGTCCGGAGCGACGGGATCGTCGGGATCGTCGAGACTATCGAATATTATTTTCCCGACGAGCGCCACGGCATCTATCGCGACATCGCGGAGGAATACGTCAACGACCGGGGCGAGCAATACCGCATTCCGATCACGGTCCTGAGCGTCCGCGATGAGCGCGGCAACGACTGGAACTATTCCCTCGAACGCGGCGGGAGCGGCTTGCGCGTCAAGATCGGCGATCCGAACCGGACCGTCACCGGCCGCCAGGTCTACGTCATCGCTTACGAGGCGACCGGTGCGCTCCGATATTTTGCGGACCATGACGAACTCTATTGGAACGCCACGGGGACCGAGTGGCAGGTCCCGATCCGCCGCGCCGCCGCGACCATCAGGCTGCCCGAACCGATCGATCCGGCAACGATCACACTCAAGTGTTACACCGGCGGGCGCGGCTCGGCCGCCGAGAATTGCCAGAAGAGCGTCCAGGGCCGGCAGGCTGATTTTGCGGCGACCGGCGCGCTGACCGTGGTGGTCGGCTGGCCGCCGGGACTCATCGCGAAGGTCGAGGCAGCGGCGGCGCCGGCGGTGTCCTGGCCCGGCGTGCCGTGGCGCTGGATCCTGTCAGCGCTGCTCCCGTCGCTCGTCATCCCGTTGGGCGTCTTCATTTATCTGTTCGGACGCTGGCGGCGGTACGGCCGCGATCTCCAAGGCAGTCCGACGCTCGTGGTCCAATATGATCCGCCGGACAAACTGGGAGCGGCCGAGACCGGCGTCATCTACGACGCCACGGCCGACATCCGGGAGGTCTCGGCGGCCATCGTGGAACTGGCGGTCCGCGGTTTCCTGCTGATCCGCGAGGTCGAGACTCAGGGGCTGATCTTCAAGAGCCAGGATCACGAGCTCGTGAAGCTCGCGGCTCCGACTGGCGCCGCGCCGTTGGCCGAACATGAGAGCAAACTGCTCGCCGCGCTGTTCCCGGCCGGCGACACGGTCCGGCTTTCCTACATCAAAGAGCACCATGCTTTCTCGGGCCAGCTGAAGGGCATCACCGATTCGATGTATGACCGGGTCACGACGCTCGGATATTTCGAACAGAATCCGGAGCGGGTGCGCGCCAAGTATTTCGGCGCCGGCGTGGCGTTCATGCTGGTCGGATTCTTCATTGCACCGCTCGCGATCGCGGCGGTCCTCGCCGGCATCATTTGTCTGGTCTTCGGCGCCATCATGCCCAAGCGCACGGCCCGGGGCGTCCAGGCGTTCGATCACGCCAAGGGTTTCCGGGAATATCTGGAGCACGCGGAAAAATATCGCCTGCAGTGGCAGGAGCGGGAAAATATCTTCGAGAAGTTCCTGCCTTACGCCATGGTCTTCGGGATCGTCGATAAATGGGCCAAGGCGTTCGAGGGACTCCAGTTGCAGCAGCCGTCCTGGTACGAGGGCCGGGCGTTCGGTTCCGGAGCCTTCAATGCCGTCATGTTCAGTTCGGCTTTCAACAGTTTCGGGACCGCGATGAATTCGGCTGTGCTCTCGACGCCGTCCCGGAGTTCGAGCGGCAGCGGTTTTTCGGGCGGCTTTTCCGGCGGCGGCGGAGGCGGTGGCGGCGGGGGATCGTGGTAGGCCGTTTGATCTCATAACTCCTGAATTCCTATGACCGACGCACAACTCAAGAAGATCTTCGCCATCAAGACCATCGCCGCGGTCGGCTTGTCGTCGAACGCCGCGCGGCCGAGTTACGGCGTCTGCTCGTATCTGCAGGGCCGCGGTTATCGGATCATCCCGGTGAATCCCAACGAGACCGAAGTTCTGGGGGAGAAAGCCTATCCGGACCTGGACGCCGTGCCGGGGCCGGTCGAGATCGTTCAGATCTTCCGCCGGCCGGAAGCCGTGCCGGAGATCGTCGAAGCCGCCATCCGCAAAGGCGCCCAGGTCGTTTGGATGCAGGACGGAGCCGGAAATCCGGACGCGGCGCGCCGCGCCGAAGCGGCTGGCCTGCTGGTCGTGGCGGATGATTGCATGTTGCGCCAGCACCGGAGGTTGTTCGGTGAGTAGGGTAGCGGAGAGTGGGGGAGACGAAGTGTTGAAGTACTGGAGTACTGAAGTACGGAAGCTTAACCTCAAACCTCCAGCACTCCCGCACTTCAGCACTTCAGTACTCCTGCATTTCCTCACCCCCCCCATCTTCATCAAAAAACCGCCTCGTAGGCGGTTTTTTGACCATTATTCCAGTCTTTGTTAAGGTGCTTTCCGCAGCCGCTGGTTGCCGTGTTCTTTCACTAACATCATCGGAGGTAGAGAATGAATCCGAAGACGATCGTGGTCTCTCTTTTCGCCTTGTTTCTTTTGGCAGGGTGCGCCAAGTTTCGCTTCGATGTTCCGGACGGCTTCAAGATCATCGAAGAGCAGAGGGATAATTTTGGCCAGGGCAAGTGGCAGCTCACGAACGAGGCGGGCAATAGCATGATTTTTGTCAACCTAATGTCAGCCGAGGTTTGGCCGCTGGATAAGCAAGTGGACGAGTACCTATCTCTCATCGCTGATCTGGATGGTGTGATCACCGAGAAAGTGATCACGGATTACAGAAGTTCCGCGAGGCTGGAGTTCACGTACGTCGCGCAACAGTCTCACAGGACTGGTCGGGTCTTCTTTCGTCAGTTGACTGAAAGAAATATGACCATCGTCGTTTTTGGTTGGTGGTTGGATTCCCAGGCTGCGACCGCCGGACCAGCCTTCGAAGCCGTCGCCGCTTCGGCCGACTATAAGTAACGGGTTCTTCATCAGCTCCGATTTTCTTCAGCTCGCCGCGCTCTCTCAAGGGCGCGGTTTTTTTCGCAACTATCAGAAAACCTCGGCGTCAGCCGAGGTTGAATAAAAGACGCGAATCCCCCGCAGTTTTAGCGGAGAGGGATCAGAACTCCCACACTCCCACACTCTCCGTCTTCATCAAAAAACCGCCCCGTAGGCGGTTTTTTGACCATTACTTCAGCCTTTGTTAAGGTGCTTCCCGCAGCTGCAAGCTGCCGCGTTCTTTCATCAATATCATCTGGAGGTGGGGAATGAATTTGAAAACGATCATCGTATCCGTATTCGCGCTGTGTCTTTTTGCAGGCTGCGCCGCTCCGCAGGCGCATCTGATCGTGCCGGACGGCTGGCAGGCCACCTCGATACACGATCTCGAGTCCGGCTTCAGCCAGACGTTGGCAAACGAGGGTGAGCAGGCCTACATCTTCGTCAAAATAGCCCCGGATAAAACTTATCCGCGCGTTAAGGAACAGCTGGACTCGGATCTCCGTTACATCAAAAGTGTTGGCGGCAAGCTGATCGAGTCCCTGGTTGTTGCCGATCAGAGCTTCGCGCGGCTGGCCTTCACGATCGAATTGGCAGATGGCACTCTGGGCATCGGCAGGATCATCTTGCGCAAGTCGACCAAGGGCAAGCGGACGGTTGCTGTCAGGGGTGTTTGGCCGCTGGATAAGGATGCGGTCATCAGGCCGGACTTCGAAGCCATTGCCGCTTCAGTCGACTACAAGTAGCAGGTTCGCCACCAGCTCCGATTCTCTTCAGTTCACCGCGCTCTCTCATGAGCGCGGTTTTTTTCGCCATTTTGAGGTGAAGAGACGGAGTCAGGGAGAGACGGAGTTGGGGAGATACGAAGATACGGAGTCACGTCGTTCGCGAACGACGTGACGGAGCCATATCGCTCACA contains:
- the gpmI gene encoding 2,3-bisphosphoglycerate-independent phosphoglycerate mutase; this encodes MTTKKIAAAKIPPVVLAVIDGWGLAPPGRGNAISLSKTPNLDALFGKYPHSQLMAHGRYVGLLPDQEGNSEAGHMNIGAGRIVRQDISYVTEAIKDRTFFKNTAFKEVLKHAKKYGTTVHLMGLLSNGNSAHACPEHLYALLEFCRDEGIDRVLLHLFTDGRDSPPFSATRLLHDLEKRLYPNQQIATVMGRFYAMDRNKRWPRIELAYNAIVCGEGLVAANAHAAILHGYNRGESDEFILPTVMVGEDKRPIGGVHDNDVVIFFNLRSDRARELTKAFVQKDFEQRSEGVFKRKCVPRNTRFAVMADFGPDLPHVFTAFPSRDIQLGLTEVLAPVRQFYIAESEKYAHVTYFFNGGFADPRVGEERMRVPSPFVAHYDSKPEMRAMTIAGEVARRVRSGLHDFTVLNLANLDMVGHTGNLSATIKAVETVDHCIGIIAEAVLEKKGHLILTGDHGNAELMINPETGELMTEHTANPVPFLLVSDVFRKAKIGDGMLADVAPTILDIMHIPKPVEMSGFSLLR
- the gpmI gene encoding 2,3-bisphosphoglycerate-independent phosphoglycerate mutase, with product MPEGVPKPVLLLVLDGWGVAPAGEGNPVEAAETPVFDDLVRTYPTATVRASGEAVGLSWGEMGNSEVGHLTIGAGKIFYQSLPRINMQIQTGAFFENDVLIKAAEHAKKNNSAFHIMGILSPGNVHGSDEHIYALLEFAKRQGLTKVFVHAFMDGRDSIFNMGIEFMRALQKKMTELGVGRVASMGGRYWGMDRDNRWDRVEKAYNAIVGKDGVAKKYEDPIKAIEESYAAKVYDEEIEPAIFTEGGQPVGPVKDGDALVFANYRPDRSRQIAQAFCIPSFAKFQRDYLPNLYFATMMEYEKGTPAKIMYPPENIDTCLAKIVSEAGLKQLHIAETEKYAHVTFFMNGMREEPYPGEDRVIIPSPRVSSYDQAPAMSTPKIAERIVKEFEEKKYDLIVCNFANADMVGHTGKFEATKQGCEVIDQCLGTIVNAALQHGGAIVITADHGNGEEVINLQTGELDKEHSTNPVPFIVVAESFRGQASPSGEVIGGDLSIMPPVGMLADAAPTVLKLLGVPQPKELTGSPLI
- the mutM gene encoding bifunctional DNA-formamidopyrimidine glycosylase/DNA-(apurinic or apyrimidinic site) lyase, with translation MPELPEVETIRRQLEKEAVGRRIKGVDVRFSGRLNVKPAVLAKALVSSRIIAARRRAKLLFVDFSSGWTLVLHLKMTGRLLLVPAKTRPGKHDHLVFHLNGGRDLFFEDVRKFGYQKLIRTEEVEEAIVVAGDYGPEPLEPGFTLARFTGCLRKFGRKKIKPSLLDQTCLAGIGNIYADESLWRARIRPERRVATLGPAELKALYAGVRDSLKISIRNRGTSADDYLDLYGKKGTNEAALKAYGREGLKCRRCGGLIAKVRLAGRGTHYCPRCQK
- a CDS encoding phosphatase PAP2 family protein, with product MFIPDTRAFRYLNDLAGQNSILDWVGIFAAKYLIFIMLGYVLAAAALIYWREHQHRREPLLRKIGEMFSRRHAEHSAAAAVAAVRALVAAALAYVINQLIAMVWFRPRPFVTLRAVNKLTDTPATDKSFPSDHTAISFALAFSVVYTKPAAGAILFVGAAIVALGRVFVGVHYPSDILAGAAVGCFSAWVTRLAELRFRGLAPLKEQLKNLGRRAKL
- a CDS encoding sugar phosphate nucleotidyltransferase, with translation MIALILAGGGGTRLWPVSRRKNPKQVEAIIGDRSLLQTTYARLRRGFPAAKIFVAAGIGQQRKIAAQLPQLPAENLILEPCRRDTAAAVGFALLRIAQRHPGETFVVINSDAYIQDVPEYLRVIRLAGRLAAARPENAVLIGIAPDYPETGYGYIKTGRRALKLAAGAGRSRRTDFVFAVEKFVEKPDLATAREYLAHGGYLWNPTLVVGRIDRFLELYGRYLPRHAALFRRMAAAFGTRGEKAAIDRLFARLPSVSIDYGILEKERSMLVLPAAFGWADVGNWRAVKEVLSPSRGSSVVKGLHVGHESSGNIIYSPAGKLVATIGVSDMVIIDTGDTVLVCPQDRAQDVKQIVSQLEGCGKLKKFI
- the mltG gene encoding endolytic transglycosylase MltG, translating into MRKLLITVGSVAAVVALGGWIAAWLVTPGHPADASFSVAAGENVDRIVARLSDRGFIRSRALFKLALRQSGLEAKLQPGNYDLAGVSTQFELIKRLTSGGVSADEFVLLIKEGWDLRDIQKRLEELGYAGAKEFFRATGEPLAEPGRSDKRPAPDLTEEFPMLASKPTGTSLEGYLFPDTYRLFKTATPEEIVQELVANLERRLRAAGLLDRIVADKKLNEILTLASIVEQEVRSPEDRRLVADLFERRLERGMALQADSTVNYVTGKSAAAASAADLQADSPFNTYQYPGLPPGPICNPGLSAVSAVLDPEPNQYWYFLTDDAGAVHYAKTFEEHVQNKARYLRR
- a CDS encoding DUF2207 domain-containing protein; the protein is MGSTSRRSFGLIILIASFVIAGFAVVVRPAVAQTVEEISSFASDIEVRSDGIVGIVETIEYYFPDERHGIYRDIAEEYVNDRGEQYRIPITVLSVRDERGNDWNYSLERGGSGLRVKIGDPNRTVTGRQVYVIAYEATGALRYFADHDELYWNATGTEWQVPIRRAAATIRLPEPIDPATITLKCYTGGRGSAAENCQKSVQGRQADFAATGALTVVVGWPPGLIAKVEAAAAPAVSWPGVPWRWILSALLPSLVIPLGVFIYLFGRWRRYGRDLQGSPTLVVQYDPPDKLGAAETGVIYDATADIREVSAAIVELAVRGFLLIREVETQGLIFKSQDHELVKLAAPTGAAPLAEHESKLLAALFPAGDTVRLSYIKEHHAFSGQLKGITDSMYDRVTTLGYFEQNPERVRAKYFGAGVAFMLVGFFIAPLAIAAVLAGIICLVFGAIMPKRTARGVQAFDHAKGFREYLEHAEKYRLQWQERENIFEKFLPYAMVFGIVDKWAKAFEGLQLQQPSWYEGRAFGSGAFNAVMFSSAFNSFGTAMNSAVLSTPSRSSSGSGFSGGFSGGGGGGGGGGSW
- a CDS encoding CoA-binding protein; this translates as MTDAQLKKIFAIKTIAAVGLSSNAARPSYGVCSYLQGRGYRIIPVNPNETEVLGEKAYPDLDAVPGPVEIVQIFRRPEAVPEIVEAAIRKGAQVVWMQDGAGNPDAARRAEAAGLLVVADDCMLRQHRRLFGE